A part of Desulfovibrio legallii genomic DNA contains:
- a CDS encoding metal-dependent hydrolase: MKWITHEATAVLAAVALHFPLPGVAAACAGAILPDVLDQSMARLASTRRGRQRIFNAVHRGTTHWLGWWLLGCALALLPAVLPTLPAALRPVLLGLCFGGLSHVLLDMLTPAGVPLTPFSRKHKLSLKLCATGSLGEYLFLTGVLAVGWLFWGKDLLRLLG; encoded by the coding sequence ATGAAGTGGATTACTCACGAGGCCACGGCCGTGCTGGCGGCCGTGGCCCTGCATTTCCCCTTGCCGGGAGTGGCCGCCGCCTGCGCCGGGGCCATCCTGCCCGACGTGCTGGACCAGAGCATGGCCCGCCTGGCGTCCACTAGGCGGGGACGACAAAGAATCTTCAACGCTGTGCACCGGGGCACCACCCACTGGCTGGGCTGGTGGCTGCTGGGCTGCGCCCTGGCCCTGCTGCCCGCTGTGCTGCCCACACTGCCGGCGGCCCTGCGCCCCGTGTTGCTGGGCCTGTGCTTTGGCGGCCTGAGCCATGTGCTGCTGGATATGCTGACCCCGGCGGGCGTGCCCCTGACGCCCTTTTCACGCAAACACAAACTCTCTCTCAAGCTCTGCGCCACAGGCAGTCTGGGAGAGTATCTGTTCCTGACCGGCGTGCTGGCCGTTGGGTGGCTGTTCTGGGGGAAGGATCTGCTGCGGCTGCTGGGATAG
- the hemL gene encoding glutamate-1-semialdehyde 2,1-aminomutase gives MDQRSQELWRRACAVIPGGVNSPVRACHNVDSLPLFIAEAHGCRLTDVDGRQFIDFVLSWGPMILGHDEPSVTEAVRAAAGRGTSYGAPCPDEVLLAEAVTAAMPSLEMVRMVNSGTEATMSALRLARAATGRDKVLKFVGCYHGHADPFLAAAGSGLATFAIPGTPGVPAAVVADTLLAPYNDLAAAQACFAAHGEQIAAVIVEPVAANMGLVLPKPGFLEGLRALTREHGSLLILDEVITGFRLAYGGAQARFHLDPDLTTFGKIIGGGLPVGAFGGKRRYMEQIAPSGGVYQAGTLSGNPLAMAAGLATLRLLKTADYAALEARTAAFAHELQRILAAKSVPIQVPTIASMFCPYFSEREVTCFADAQACNQALFTTFYKQMRHQGIYLAPSGFETGMVSFAHTDADFDKALEAARAVRF, from the coding sequence ATGGACCAACGCTCCCAAGAACTGTGGCGGCGCGCCTGCGCCGTCATCCCCGGCGGGGTCAACAGCCCCGTGCGCGCCTGCCACAATGTGGACAGCCTCCCCCTGTTCATCGCCGAAGCCCACGGCTGCCGCCTCACCGACGTGGACGGCCGCCAGTTTATCGATTTTGTCCTCTCCTGGGGACCCATGATCCTGGGCCACGACGAGCCCTCGGTGACCGAAGCCGTGCGCGCTGCCGCAGGACGCGGCACCAGTTACGGCGCGCCTTGCCCCGATGAGGTGCTGCTGGCCGAAGCCGTGACCGCCGCCATGCCCAGCCTGGAGATGGTCCGCATGGTCAATTCCGGCACCGAGGCCACCATGAGCGCCCTGCGCCTGGCCCGTGCCGCCACCGGCAGGGACAAGGTGCTCAAATTTGTGGGCTGCTACCACGGGCACGCCGACCCCTTCCTGGCCGCCGCCGGCTCCGGCCTGGCCACCTTTGCCATCCCCGGCACGCCCGGCGTGCCCGCGGCCGTGGTGGCCGACACCCTGCTGGCCCCCTACAACGACCTCGCAGCCGCCCAGGCCTGCTTTGCCGCCCACGGCGAGCAGATTGCCGCCGTCATTGTGGAGCCCGTGGCCGCCAACATGGGTCTGGTCCTGCCCAAGCCCGGTTTTCTGGAAGGCCTGCGCGCTCTGACCCGCGAGCACGGCAGTCTGCTCATCCTGGACGAGGTCATCACCGGCTTCCGCCTGGCCTACGGAGGAGCACAGGCCCGCTTCCACCTGGACCCGGACCTGACCACCTTCGGCAAAATCATCGGCGGCGGCCTGCCTGTGGGGGCCTTTGGCGGCAAGCGCCGGTACATGGAACAGATCGCGCCCAGCGGCGGCGTCTACCAGGCGGGCACGCTTTCCGGCAACCCCTTGGCTATGGCCGCCGGGCTGGCCACCCTGCGCCTGCTCAAAACCGCCGACTACGCCGCACTGGAAGCCCGCACCGCCGCCTTTGCCCATGAACTGCAGCGCATCCTGGCCGCCAAAAGCGTGCCCATCCAGGTGCCCACCATCGCCTCCATGTTCTGCCCTTATTTCAGCGAACGTGAAGTCACCTGCTTTGCCGACGCCCAGGCCTGCAACCAGGCCCTGTTCACCACCTTTTACAAGCAGATGCGCCATCAGGGCATCTACCTGGCCCCGTCGGGCTTTGAGACGGGCATGGTTTCCTTTGCCCATACGGACGCGGACTTTGACAAGGCCCTGGAGGCTGCGCGCGCCGTACGTTTTTAA
- a CDS encoding RNA recognition motif domain-containing protein codes for MSKSIYVGNLPWSATEEQVQDLFAEYGNVLSVKLISDRDTGRARGFGFVEMEDGEADSAIEALDNFSFGGRTLRVNEAKPRAPRQPRY; via the coding sequence ATGTCCAAGTCCATCTATGTCGGGAACCTTCCCTGGTCCGCCACTGAAGAACAGGTTCAGGATCTTTTTGCCGAATACGGCAACGTTCTGTCCGTCAAACTCATCAGCGACAGGGATACCGGCCGTGCCCGCGGCTTTGGTTTTGTGGAAATGGAAGACGGCGAAGCCGATTCCGCCATCGAAGCGCTGGATAACTTCAGCTTCGGCGGCCGTACGCTGCGCGTCAATGAAGCAAAACCCCGGGCGCCCCGCCAGCCCCGCTACTAG
- a CDS encoding peptidylprolyl isomerase, whose translation MVLAVCFSLLTAGFGLNAASPARAAAPDPTVRLETSMGDIVLRLDARKAPISTANFVQYVKSGFYDGTVFHRVIKNFMIQGGGLTPDLKQKEARTPIRNEADNGLKNKKYTIAMARTGEPHSATAQFFINVKDNAFLDFKNQTAQGWGYAVFGKVIKGQDVVDKIAAVSTGRKGYYDDVPAQTILIKKAEVVE comes from the coding sequence ATGGTGCTCGCAGTGTGCTTTTCATTGCTGACGGCGGGCTTTGGCCTGAACGCCGCGTCCCCGGCGCGGGCGGCGGCCCCGGACCCCACGGTGCGGCTGGAAACCAGCATGGGCGACATTGTGCTGCGCCTGGACGCCCGCAAGGCCCCCATCAGCACGGCCAACTTTGTGCAGTATGTGAAGTCGGGTTTCTATGACGGCACGGTCTTTCACCGCGTCATCAAAAACTTCATGATCCAGGGCGGCGGCCTTACCCCGGACCTGAAACAGAAAGAAGCCCGCACGCCCATCCGCAATGAGGCGGACAACGGTCTGAAAAACAAAAAATACACCATCGCCATGGCCCGCACCGGCGAACCCCACTCGGCCACGGCCCAGTTCTTTATCAATGTGAAGGACAACGCCTTCCTGGACTTCAAGAACCAGACCGCCCAGGGCTGGGGCTACGCGGTGTTTGGCAAGGTCATCAAGGGCCAGGACGTGGTGGATAAAATCGCCGCCGTAAGCACCGGACGCAAGGGCTATTACGACGACGTGCCCGCGCAGACCATTCTCATCAAAAAAGCCGAAGTTGTGGAATAG
- a CDS encoding siroheme decarboxylase subunit beta, with product MAQQFTPAEYSVLRIVQADLPDSLTPYADMGREAGLSEAAVLELLARLKKSGAIRRFGASIKHQKTGWTHNAMVAWKIHPDAVDACGQTVARHPHVSHAYYRPSAAPDWPYELYTMVHGRSEAECLQVVEELMRDTPLREHAILRSLKELKKISMTYFA from the coding sequence ATGGCCCAGCAGTTCACCCCGGCGGAATACAGCGTGCTGCGCATCGTGCAGGCCGACCTGCCGGACAGCCTGACCCCCTATGCCGATATGGGCCGCGAGGCCGGCCTGAGTGAAGCGGCCGTGCTGGAGCTGCTCGCCCGCCTCAAAAAAAGCGGAGCTATCCGTCGCTTCGGCGCCAGCATCAAGCACCAGAAAACCGGCTGGACCCACAACGCCATGGTGGCCTGGAAAATCCACCCCGATGCCGTGGACGCCTGCGGTCAGACTGTGGCCCGACACCCCCACGTCTCCCACGCCTACTACCGGCCCAGCGCCGCGCCCGACTGGCCCTACGAGCTCTACACCATGGTCCACGGCCGTAGCGAGGCCGAATGCCTGCAGGTGGTGGAAGAACTCATGCGCGATACCCCCCTGCGGGAGCACGCCATCCTGCGCAGCCTTAAAGAACTCAAAAAAATTTCCATGACCTACTTTGCCTGA